Proteins from a genomic interval of Piscinibacter sp. HJYY11:
- a CDS encoding LysR family transcriptional regulator, with protein sequence MSDNAQIELRVWRQFLVLAEVLHFGRAAKQLNITQPPLTLAIQQLEARLGVPLFERTRRQVSLTPAGQALVEPVRQLLQQASALSSIARTVGQGAIGRLRLGFVSTVGFGPLPGWLRGFRDIEPGIEVVLREATTDVQLRAFELGEADAGFVLHAPGIVPEGSGQGLSRLSVSVEPMVLAVPEASPLTTARRLTLSQILAQPLIIFPREIAPSLYDAVLAFYHRHSASLVIAQEAIQMQTIVNLVSAGLGLAWVPQSVTTLQRPGVVYRRLPVALGAMAPRAETSLVWPSDAGPVVTRFVDYVQRTLHEAEPA encoded by the coding sequence ATGAGCGACAACGCCCAGATCGAGCTGCGTGTGTGGCGCCAGTTCCTGGTGCTGGCGGAAGTCTTGCACTTTGGCCGCGCGGCCAAGCAGCTCAACATCACGCAGCCGCCGTTGACCCTTGCCATTCAGCAACTCGAAGCGCGCCTCGGTGTGCCGCTCTTCGAGCGCACGCGCCGGCAGGTGTCGCTCACGCCGGCGGGGCAGGCGTTGGTCGAGCCGGTGCGGCAGTTGCTGCAGCAGGCCTCGGCGCTGTCGTCGATCGCGCGAACGGTGGGGCAGGGCGCGATCGGGCGCCTGCGATTGGGTTTCGTGTCGACCGTGGGCTTCGGGCCCTTGCCGGGCTGGCTGCGCGGCTTTCGCGACATCGAGCCCGGCATCGAAGTGGTGCTGCGCGAAGCGACGACCGACGTTCAACTGCGTGCGTTCGAGCTGGGCGAAGCCGATGCCGGCTTCGTGCTGCATGCACCCGGCATCGTGCCGGAAGGCAGCGGGCAGGGCCTGTCGCGGCTGTCGGTGAGCGTCGAGCCGATGGTGCTCGCGGTGCCGGAGGCCTCGCCGCTCACCACGGCGCGGCGGCTCACCCTGTCGCAGATCCTCGCGCAGCCGCTGATCATCTTCCCGCGGGAGATTGCACCTTCCTTGTACGACGCGGTGCTCGCGTTCTACCACCGCCACAGCGCGTCGCTCGTGATCGCCCAGGAAGCGATCCAGATGCAGACGATCGTCAACCTGGTGTCTGCGGGTCTGGGCCTGGCGTGGGTGCCGCAGTCGGTGACGACCTTGCAGCGGCCGGGCGTGGTCTACCGTCGCCTGCCGGTGGCGCTCGGGGCGATGGCGCCCCGCGCGGAGACGAGCCTCGTGTGGCCCTCGGACGCCGGCCCGGTGGTCACGCGCTTCGTCGACTACGTGCAGCGCACCTTGCACGAGGCCGAGCCGGCCTGA